The Oryzias latipes chromosome 4, ASM223467v1 genome includes a window with the following:
- the LOC101161232 gene encoding profilin-2 encodes MSWQGYVDNLMSDGSCQDAAIVGYGDSKYVWASYPGGMFANIQPVEIDVLVGEDRSGLYSGGLTIGNKKCAVIRDAFTAEGNWTMDLRTKSTAGEPTYNVSIGKTGKALVVLMGKEGVHGGQLNKKVHEMADYLRKSGY; translated from the exons ATGTCCTGGCAAGGCTACGTGGACAACCTGATGAGTGATGGCAGCTGCCAGGACGCGGCCATTGTTGGGTATGGGGACTCGAAATACGTCTGGGCGTCGTATCCTGGTGGCATGTTTGCCAACATTCAG CCTGTTGAAATCGATGTGTTAGTAGGAGAGGACCGGTCAGGACTTTACTCTGGAGGGCTGACTATAGGCAATAAGAAGTGCGCAGTAATCAGAGACGCCTTCACCGCTGAAGGTAACTGGACAATGGACTTGAGGACAAAGAGTACAGCAGGGGAGCCAACATACAATGTTTCCATAGGCAAAACAGGCAAAG CATTGGTTGTTCTCATGGGGAAGGAAGGTGTCCATGGAGGACAGCTCAACAAGAAAGTACATGAGATGGCTGACTACCTGAGGAAGTCTGGATACTAA